The following coding sequences are from one Leishmania braziliensis MHOM/BR/75/M2904 complete genome, chromosome 36 window:
- a CDS encoding putative short chain 3-hydroxyacyl-CoA dehydrogenase gives MFRCTPSALFKSLAVWGGGTMGGGIAQVTAQAGVPVTVVEISKARLDVSRKMIEASLLRIANKKCDRDESKMKTFVDTVLSHITFTTSESVAAGNAELIIEAIVENIDAKKELFARLDKLAPRSTVFCSNTSSLSITEMASVTTRTERFAGLHFFSPVPMMKLLEVVRTEEVKPEVIEQLTAFCKKVGKIPVIAKDTPGFIVNRLLVPYQMEACRLVERGVATFQDVDTAMKFGCGYPMGPFELSDSIGIDVIKFIVDGWHNMYPDEPLFKPSPLINERVAAGKLGKKTGEGYYKYDSKGHKINS, from the coding sequence ATGTTTCGATGCACCCCCTCTGCGCTTTTCAAGTCGCTTGCCGTgtggggcggcggcacgatGGGTGGCGGTATCGCGCAGGTTACAGCTCAGGCGGGTGTCCCAGTGACTGTGGTGGAGATTTCGAAGGCGCGGCTGGACGTGTCGCGCAAGATGATCGAAGCGTCGTTGCTGCGCATTGCCAACAAAAAATGCGACAGAGATGAAAGCAAGATGAAGACGTTCGTGGACACGGTGCTTTCTCACATCACGTTCACAACAAGCGAATCCGTGGCTGCTGGCAACGCGGAGCTGATCATCGAGGCGATTGTGGAAAACATTGACGCGAAGAAGGAGCTCTTCGCTCGTCTGGACAAACTGGCACCAAGGTCGACGGTATTCTGCTCGAACACATCGTCGCTGAGTATCACCGAGATGGCGTCCGTGACAACCCGAACGGAGCGTTTCGCTGGCCTGCACTTCTTCTCGCCTGTGCCGATGAtgaagctgctggaggtggtgcgcaccGAGGAGGTGAAGCCGGAGGTAATCGAACAGCTGACCGCCTTTTGCAAGAAGGTGGGGAAGATCCCCGTCATTGCAAAGGACACTCCGGGGTTCATCGTGAACCGCCTTCTCGTGCCCTATCAAATGGAGGCGTGCCGACTAGTCGAGCGTGGTGTCGCGACGTTCCAGGATGTGGACACGGCTATGAAGTTTGGCTGCGGCTACCCGATGGGTCCGTTTGAACTCAGTGACAGTATCGGCATCGACGTGATCAAGTTCATTGTGGACGGCTGGCACAACATGTACCCGGACGAGCCGCTCTTCAAGCCTTCACCCCTAATCAATGAGCGGGTCGCCGCTGGAAAGCTTGGTAAAAAGACTGGCGAAGGGTACTACAAGTACGACAGCAAGGGACACAAGATCAACTCCTGA
- the GPI10 gene encoding GPI alpha-mannosyltransferase III — MDVLTVFSLWPRPLRSWRVLTVLLLYRIALCLTLRTAESPDEWWQSEEVAYHMVFGRGHLTWEWHEFIRSYAFPAIFACPLFVLKWTGTDTAMTVWAANRCVQAVIFFAQDCTMLALAQRLDDLRCGLDLSTSGRGAGSFSPSSAPSSSAKTACGIPTIASTTLAMLVVEWFLNNTGVRGYSNVAESLFFLLSLYQARYSMFLLCAGAACAVRATAAIAELPVFMVHVFRLCRRKGIARGLAVLAPLTVSALASVSAAVCLVDYVFYDRLVFTPYRFLKFNVLMGVSKYFGVHPPYWYFAVLPAMAAPFVFFLAWAPVCWKRMQVAEGRHVSGSTPYADHTLLTCTSSRTLRQEIKRWVFVGVLSLMLYSLVDHKEMRFVYFLLPILLVLSSVVVVDLCTSSLSAQRSSSSVQSVRWSLVVPSAATARRLFTLCWVANVALTIALLYGYRRGSPTLWRKIRDADWHFRHLEVLTHCYATPGFAQLHGKVDRLELVDCPVKLDPVLGVREVTHDLLFREQQKAYALWRYLRLPSKLDVEEVGMESEKKLSKGAWWRGAHHLMPAAEPPVLPDGIVLFQNTATSLEADLLRPMGYRLIAVVFHTPYSFEPDEDRYLELWSREVT; from the coding sequence ATGGACGTCCTGACAGTGTTTAGTCTGTGGCCGCGCCCATTGCGGTCGTGGAGGGTACTGACAGTGTTGCTGCTCTATCGCATAGCCCTCTGTCTGACATTAAGGACAGCAGAGTCGCCGGATGAGTGGTGGCAGAGTGAGGAAGTCGCGTATCACATGGTGTTTGGCCGTGGCCACTTGACGTGGGAATGGCATGAATTCATTCGCTCCTATGCCTTTCCGGCAATCTTCGCGTGTCCGCTGTTTGTGCTCAAGTGGACAGGGACAGACACGGCAATGACGGTGTGGGCCGCTAACCGGTGTGTCCAGGCTGTGATCTTCTTTGCGCAGGACTGCACTATGCTCGCCCTCGCACAGCGCCTCGACGACCTTCGATGTGGTCTCGACTTGTCGACGTCAGGACGCGGTGCGGGatccttttccccctcctcagcCCCCAGTAGCTCCGCAAAAACGGCGTGCGGCATTCCGACGATCGCGTCCACAACCCTGGCGATGCTGGTGGTGGAGTGGTTCCTCAACAATACAGGGGTGCGCGGCTATTCCAACGTGGCGgagtctctttttttcttgctaTCGCTCTACCAAGCGAGGTACAGCATGTTTCTACTCTGTGCCGGTGCGGCATGTGCGGTACGCGCTACGGCGGCCATAGCGGAGCTCCCGGTCTTTATGGTACATGTGTTTCGCCTATGCCGCAGGAAAGGCATCGCACGCGGCCTCGCTGTGCTCGCTCCCCTCACAGTCAGCGCCCTGGCCAGCGTGAGCGCCGCTGTGTGCCTTGTTGACTACGTCTTCTATGACCGTCTCGTCTTCACCCCGTACAGATTTTTGAAGTTCAACGTTCTTATGGGCGTGAGCAAGTACTTTGGAGTGCATCCGCCTTACTGGTACTTTGCCGTGCTGCCGGCCATGGCGGCCCCGTTTGTCTTCTTTCTGGCATGGGCACCCGTGTGCTGGAAGAGGAtgcaggtggcggagggCCGCCACGTGAGCGGGTCGACGCCGTATGCGGACCACACGTTACTTACCTGTACCTCTTCACGGACGCTGAGGCAGGAAATAAAGCGATGGGTGTTTGTAGGTGTGCTGTCATTGATGCTTTACAGTCTGGTAGATCACAAGGAGATGCGCTTCGTCTACTTCCTGCTCCCGATACTGCTGGTGCTTTCGAGTGTCGTCGTGGTTGATCTCTGCACGAGCTCTCTGTcggcgcagaggagctcGTCTAGCGTGCAAAGTGTGCGTTGGAGCCTTGTCGTGCCGTCTGCTGCCACGGCGCGACGCCTGTTCACACTCTGCTGGGTCGCAAATGTAGCCCTAACGATTGCGCTCTTGTACGGCtaccgccgcggcagcccaACCCTGTGGCGCAAAATCCGCGACGCCGACTGGCACTTTAGGCACCTGGAAGTACTCACGCATTGCTATGCGACGCCTGGCtttgcgcagctgcatggCAAGGTGGATCGACTGGAGCTGGTGGACTGTCCAGTGAAGTTAGATCCCGTGTTAGGGGTGCGAGAGGTGACACACGACCTCCTATTTAGGGAGCAACAGAAGGCCTACGCGTTGTGGCGCTACCTACGGCTTCCGTCGAAGCTTGACGTCGAGGAGGTTGGCATGGAGAGTGAGAAGAAGCTTTCAAAAGGTgcgtggtggaggggggcgcaCCACCTGATGCCAGCAGCCGAACCCCCTGTTTTGCCAGACGGCATTGTTCTCTTCCAGAATACCGCTACCTCACTCGAGGCAGACCTTTTGCGACCAATGGGCTACCGCCTAATCGCGGTCGTGTTTCACACACCGTACAGCTTCGAACCGGATGAGGACCGCTATCTCGAGTTGTGGTCACGGGAGGTGACGTAG
- a CDS encoding putative endonuclease/exonuclease/phosphatase, with the protein MKEHHGTQGTKHPPSVESTPLSLPPLPAVQARGMQANSIGPSAGKGGVDRATPTAAASKEACSYNGSTCCTRDNTNALAADNGRAITAIGPTSRALPDDSLSRRTYDPACPPSPPESFVTVVPDQPLQRGLRLPSQSSARAGARISADLAKSSLQNTEEDVAYPSVQNTRQSENTALLPTQRTCESLSREARVDQPADPQSTVPVEQDHRKSERKSCPLSASSSSEHANLESVTRQFTRHSVMRQSLCAPASIHKSPTLHFAGESGNSAWYTVGAHANNGCCSHDATASMPVDCATVSACSRSPVEAETFTNEHTRHRNKIDTTLADGTLVSGADETTFPTRETFPIPRYCLDDLLRGEDKIWAPGKPLRIAYISWNMASKRSRVGEVSAYCIHPNAHLVVVGTQENGPYLISNKLQRRWAKTVSQVCLGGQYELVGKHHMWAVQMLVFARRRDVVHYISRSHTAHVKTGLLNGLGGNKGGVAVGLVLSLTPKDIELSQQATTLRGPTTDLLTPLLEKVTSTTRDTPVKQAATSPLTVGSPMIPSSKNCFVVVPPKFSAAGSVASYSPLLCEPRIVPDLDDEYGTPLDGRSLADGNSTPSLYNDEEGVLDDESVFSPLGNNSRTASLDSFSERLEAHFAQRRRYQLDNGISQRQDGGSVDDDASNDGTPEKDTPNYMTLLFITAHLAAHQGAVRNRNKDYEQIVYGLRLGRRGPYRKFFNQLLERRKVLEGAEEEEEEEGSENNADDHWADTDYSEGVTPLRLPMVSAVAPNRKMRRDVTEEFDLTFFGGDLNYRINGTRKAIEYVIEHHRNIRSILINNDQLSLERARGKVFQGFQEGNLLFRPTYKYELSANGGVTLDEYNFSHKKNRMPAYCDRILYKKRVSSAAHRIAIRLYTDVPNVRSSDHRPVVALFDVSTRAYTD; encoded by the coding sequence ATGAAAGAGCACCATGGTACCCAGGGAACAAAGCACCCTCCATCTGTGGAGTCGAcgcctctctcactcccGCCACTGCCAGCAGTCCAGGCGCGGGGTATGCAAGCTAATTCCATAGGGCCGTCGGCCGGGAAAGGCGGAGTGGATCGCGCAACacccactgctgccgcctcgaaGGAAGCGTGCAGCTACAACGGCAGCACGTGCTGCACCCGAGACAACACCAATGCTTTGGCGGCTGATAATGGGAGGGCAATCACGGCTATTGGGCCAACATCCCGTGCTTTACCCGACGATTCGCTTTCGCGGCGCACCTACGACCCTGCGTGTCctccgtcaccgccagagTCCTTCGTGACCGTGGTACCTGATcaaccgctgcagcgcgggcTTCGCCTTCCCTCTCAGTCATCCGCTAGAGCTGGTGCCCGCATTTCCGCCGACCTCGCTAAGTCGAGCCTGCAGAACACGGAGGAAGACGTCGCGTACCCAAGCGTCCAAAACACGCGTCAAAGTGAGAATACCGCCTTGCTTCCCACTCAGAGGACGTGCGAGTCGCTTTCCAGGGAAGCGCGGGTCGATCAACCTGCAGATCCTCAGTCTACCGTCCCGGTTGAACAGGATCATCGGAAGAGTGAGAGGAAATCGTGCCCGCTCTCCGCATCATCTTCTTCGGAACACGCGAATTTAGAATCAGTGACGCGTCAGTTTACGCGGCACAGCGTCATGCGGCAATCCTTGTGCGCGCCTGCCTCTATTCACAAGTCGCCCACACTTCATTTCGCTGGGGAATCGGGTAACTCGGCGTGGTACACCGTCGGTGCGCATGCGAACAACGGCTGTTGCTCACACGACGCAACTGCGAGTATGCCAGTCGACTGTGCTACCGTATCAGCTTGCAGTCGATCGCCTGTAGAAGCTGAAACCTTCACCAACGAACACACTCGACACCGAAACAAAATCGACACCACCTTAGCAGACGGTACTTTGGTCAGCGGTGCAGACGAGACGACCTTCCCCACTCGCGAGACCTTTCCGATCCCTCGCTACTGCCTCGATGACCTGCTGCGAGGTGAGGACAAGATTTGGGCCCCCGGCAAaccgctgcgcatcgcctaCATTAGCTGGAACATGGCAAGCAAGAGGTCGCGCGTCGGTGAGGTCTCCGCATACTGTATTCACCCCAACGCACACTTAGTAGTGGTCGGTACGCAGGAGAACGGCCCCTACCTGATATCGAACAAGCTCCAGCGCCGATGGGCGAAGACCGTATCACAGGTTTGCCTTGGCGGACAGTACGAGCTGGTCGGCAAGCACCATATGTGGGCGGTGCAGATGCTTGTGTTTGCTCGTCGCCGTGACGTGGTCCATTACATCTCAAGGTCCCACACAGCGCACGTGAAGACGGGACTGCTGAATGGTCTGGGTGGGAACAAGGGTGGTGTTGCGGTGGGGCTAGTGTTGTCGCTGACGCCTAAAGATATCGAACTATCCCAGCAGGCGACGACACTACGCGGTCCCACTACCGATTTGCTGACCCCGTTGCTTGAGAAGGTGACGTCCACGACAAGAGACACACCGGTAAAGCAAGCTGCCACCAGTCCTTTAACTGTTGGCAGCCCGATGATACCAAGCTCAAAGAATTGCTTTGTCGTCGTGCCGCCGAAATTCTCTGCGGCCGGCAGTGTCGCATCGTATTCGCCTTTGCTGTGTGAGCCACGGATAGTGCCCGACCTTGACGACGAGTATGGGACGCCGCTGGATGGGCGGAGCCTGGCAGATGGCAACAGCACACCCAGCCTCTACAATGACGAGGAAGGTGTCTTAGACGATGAAAGTGTGTTTTCGCCTCTTGGGAATAACAGCCGCACTGCCTCGCTCGACTCGTTCAGTGAGCGGCTTGAGGCCCACTTCGCTCAGAGGCGCAGGTATCAATTGGACAACGGCATCAGTCAACGCCAAGACGGTGGCAGtgtcgacgacgacgcgtcAAATGACGGAACACCTGAGAAGGACACACCAAATTACATGACACTGTTGTTCATCACGGCGCACCTGGCGGCGCATCAAGGTGCTGTGAGGAACCGCAACAAGGACTACGAGCAAATTGTCTACGGTCTGCGGCTTGGCCGCCGCGGTCCCTATCGCAAGTTCTTCAACCAACTGCTTGAACGGAGGAAAGTATTAGAGGgtgcggaggaagaggaggaggaggagggcagcgagaACAACGCGGACGATCACTGGGCAGACACCGACTATAGTGAAGGCGTTACTCCTTTGAGATTGCCCATGGTGTCTGCGGTGGCCCCAAACCGAAAAATGCGTCGCGACGTCACAGAGGAGTTTGACCTCACCTTCTTTGGTGGCGACCTGAACTATCGTATCAACGGCACTCGCAAGGCAATCGAGTATGTCATCGAGCACCATCGCAACATTCGATCTATCCTTATCAACAATGACCAGCTGAGCCTCGAGCGGGCTCGCGGGAAGGTGTTCCAAGGATTCCAGGAGGGTAACCTTCTCTTCCGCCCGACTTACAAGTACGAGTTATCTGCCAACGGCGGCGTCACCCTCGATGAGTACAACTTTTCTCACAAGAAGAACCGCATGCCGGCCTACTGTGACCGCATCTTGTACAAGAAACGGGTGAGCTCGGCCGCTCACCGCATCGCCATTCGACTCTACACGGACGTCCCGAACGTCCGTTCAAGCGACCACCGCCCTGTTGTGGCGCTCTTCGACGTCAGCACGCGGGCCTACACCGATTGA